In Campylobacter sp. RM16187, the DNA window TATTTTTTTATACTCTTTTGTTGTTGGTATTGCAAGTGAATATTTTACGAGAGTCTTATTTAAAATTTTACTTTCATTGCTTACTTCGCAGAGCCATCTATCTCCTAAGCTTTTATTGGACGATATATAGAAATTTTGTCCCGGTTTGATAAATTTATAGATTTGATCTTTGTAAAAGATATTAAATTCTTCAATTAGCTTTTTATCTTTTGTGCATTTTTCAACATCATAAAATTCGATTCCATATAGTTTGCAAGGTGCTGTTTTAAGAATATTTATTTTAAAAACAAAAGTATCCTCAATCTTCTCCGTAAATAGAGCAACTACTCTTTCTTTAGCGAGAACTTGAATTTGAAGTATAAAGAATATAGATACAAAGGTTGCGCAACCTTTAAAACTTGGTTTAAAAATTGCGCATAGATTCATTATTTGAGATCGTATTTTTCTAAAAGCTTGTCGTAAGTTCCATCTTTTTTAATATCTTCTAGAGCGACATTTATCTTTTCTATAAGTTCTTTTTGTTTATCTTTATCAAATGCCATAGAAAAGCCTTCGCTTCCGTCTGATTCTTTGTAAAACTCCACTAAATCGGGATTTTGTTTTAGATACCCATAGCCAATAGAGCTATCAAGTATCACAGCATCCATTTTCCCAGCTTTTAGACCAAGGATTAGTGGCACTGTTTCTTCTGCAGGCACCACTTTTACTCCATCTATTTCTTTTGCCGCAATTTCTTGTACTGTTCCTAGCTGAACGCCTACTTTTTTGTCTTTAAGGCTTTTTTTATCTGCTACTTTATTGTTGTTTTTCTTCTTTAGATATATATTTTCTGTAGAATAGTAAGAATTTGTAAAGTCGATAGACTTTCTTCTCTCATCAGTTGCACTCATAGCACTTGCTACGCCATCTATTTTGCCCGCTTTTAGAGCCGGAATGATTCCATCAAAGCTCATGTTTACGAATTTATATTCAAATCCTACTCTTTTTGATAGCTCTTGAACTAAATCTATATCAAAGCCGGTAATTTTATTTTGATCGTTTATAAATTCAAACGGCGGATAGTTGGCAGCTGTGCCTATTTTAAGCTCGGTAGCTCCAAGCCAAACAAAAGACGCTAAAAACAAAGCAAACAATTTTTTCATGCATACTCCTTTTGAAATTTGCTAATTATAATATAATAAATTTAATGATTTAGAACTTTACTTAAAAATTCTTTTAAACGTTGATTTTGTGGATTTTCAAATACATTCTTAGGCTGATCATCCACAGTAATTTTGCCGCCATCCATAAAAAATATTCTATTTGCAACATTTCTTGCAAATCCCATCTCGTGAGTAACGACAAGCATTGTTATACCCTTTGATGCCACATCTCTCATTATATCAAGAACCTCGCCTATCATTTCAGGGTCAAGTGCTGATGTGGGCTCATCAAAAAGTATAACCTCTGGATTCATAGCTAAAGCCCTAGCTATAGCTATACGCTGCTTTTGACCACCTGAGAGCTTATGAGGAAATGCATCTTTTTTATCACTTAATCCTACGCTCTTAAGTAGTTCAAGTGCTTTTTTCTCGGCATCCGCTTCGCTCATTAGACCTGTTTTTATAGGTGCTAGAGTTAAATTTTCTAAAACGTTTTTGTTTGCGAATAGATTAAAGTGCTGAAAGACCATACTAACTTTTTGGCGAATTTTATTAATATCTGCTTTTTTGCTTAGTATATCTTCACCGTTTATCTTGATGTGTCCACTTGTTGGCTCTTCAAGACGGTTTATGCAACGTAAAAAGGTACTTTTACCTCCACCACTAGGACCTATTATGGCTATTACTTCGCCTTGTTTGATATCTACATTTATATCTTTTAAAACTTGCAGATCGCCGTAATTTTTATTTAAATTTCTAATCTCAATCATGTCTATTTAGTCTCTCTTCAAGCTTTTTAGCCAGGAATGAAAGTGTTTTAATACTTACGTAATAAACTACTCCGGTAAAAATTATCGGTTTTGGATTGTAAAATACGGCTTGTAGGCTTTTGCTCTGCATTGTAATATCAACTACGCTAATAAATCCAACTACCGATGTCTCTTTAAAAAGCGAGATAAACTCATTTGCAAGAGCCGGCAGGATATTTTTGGTTGCCTGAGGGAAAACCACCTCTCTCATTGATATGCCGTAGTTTAGCCCCATTGCGCGAGCCGCTTCCATTTGACCTTTATCCACGCTATTTACTCCGCCTCTTACTATTTCGGCTACATATGCGGAGCTGTTTAGTCCAAGAGCTATTATGGCTACGTAAAAGTTATCACTCCATGTAGCGAAAATCACTACGGAAAATATTAAGAGCTGTAATAGTATAGGTGTTCCGCGTAATATATCTATATATTCATCGATTATAAAATTTAAAATTTTGATATTTAAAAATTTTAAAAACGCTAGAGTAAAACCTAACGCTATTCCTATTAAAATTCCGCCTGATGCAAGACCTAGAGTTACACCGTAGCTTTTAAGATAAGCCATACGTTGAATTTCGTTCATTTCGGTAGGGTAGAAGTAGTATGTGCCAAATCCTACTATAAAAATAAAGAATAAAAATTTAAAAAATCTCTCGTTCAATTTTTTACCTTTTTAAAGTGAAACATAAAACGTAGAATATACAAAAAAAATAATATTTTTTTGCTTAAGTTGGGTTACTTTTTCGTAGAGAAGATGCTGAAATTTTTAAATAAATACTCCATATTTTTTAAATTTTAATAAATTAAATGCTACTATACTATTTTTAAATTTTATTACAGGGGCTTGATTTATGGAGTTTAGCGCTTATATTGCGATTGCTATATATTTTGGATTTTTGCTTGTAGTGGGCAAATATGCTTATGACAAAAACGCCAGCATGAACGAATATTTGCTGGATAATCGCCGCTTAGGTCCCGTTGTGACCGCTCTTAGCGCGGGAGCTAGCGATATGAGCGGTTGGATGTTGCTTGGTGTGCCGGGAGCTCTTTATGCAACGGGTATCGCAAACGTCTGGATAGCCATAGGACTGACTATAGGTGCGTATTGCAACTACCTCTTTTTAGCTAAAAGGCTTCGCGTTTATACCGAAGTTGCAAGCGATAGCATAACTATTCCTGATTTTTTAGAAAACCGCTTTAAGGACAACACAAAAATTTTGCGTATAGTCTCAGGTGTCGTTATACTCGTGTTTTTTACGCTTTACGTAAGTAGCGGTATCATCGCGGGCGGCAAGAGCTTTGAGAGCTTTTTTGGACTTGATTTTAAGGTTGGAGCGATATTTACGCTATTTATTGTTGTGTTTTATACTTTTTTTGGCGGATTTAGAGCTGTTTGTATCACGGATGCGTTTCAAGGCTCGCTTATGTTTTTGGTGCTTGTTTTAGTGCCTGTTGTGGCTTACTTTAATATACAAATTCCCGATTCTTCAAGCTTTTGGAGTGAGGTTGGCAAATACAGCACCAGCCATCTTGATCTTTTCCACAATCAGACATTTTTAAGCATACTTGGGCTCATGGCTTGGGGGCTTGGATACTTCGGACAGCCTCACATCATAGTGCGCTTTATGGCGATAAGAAGCTCCGCAGAGCTTGCGCAGGCACGCAGGATAGGCATAGGCTGGATGGCGCTTGGACTCATAGGTGCTATCATGAGCGGGCTTATCGGATTTGTCTATTATAATCAGCTTGGCATGCCGCTAAAAGATCCTGAAACCGTGTTTTTAAAGCTTGGAGAGACTCTGTTTCATCCGTTTATCGTAGGAGTTATCATTTCAGCTGTTCTTTCAGCGATCATGAGCACGATTTCAAGCCAACTTTTAGTAAGTGCAAGCTCGGTTACAAAAGACTTTATTCTAGCGTTTTATAAAAAAGAGGTAGATGAAAAGGCGCAAGTTGCATTTGGCAGATACGCTGTGGTTGCGGTTGCTTTGGTTGCAACGCTGCTGGCATTTAGCTCGACTGACACTGTGCTGGGAGTTGTTGGCAACGCTTGGGCCGGATTTGGCGCAAGCTTTGGACCTGTGCTTCTTTTTAGCCTTTATTGGAAGCGCATGAGCGCACTTGCAGCGCTTGCCGGCATGATAGTTGGCGGCACGACGGTGCTTGCTTGGATATCGTTTGGACTAAATTCTTATGTGTATGAAATTTTGCCCGGGTTCGTTGCCTCAAGTATCGCTATCGTGTTTGTTAGTATGTGGGGTGAGGCGATAGATAAGATGACAAACGAGCCAAATCAACAAGTCGTGCAAGACGAATTTGAAAAGATGAAAATGAGACTGTAGATGAAAGATAGTGTAAAGTGTCCAAGCTGCGGCTTTGATGTAGATGTAAATTCGGCTTTTAAAAGCCAAGTCGAGCAGGAATTTAACCAAAAATTAGCAGCCGAAAAAAAGAACTTTGAAAAAGAGGTTGAAGCTAAAAGAGAGCAGTATAAGGCGCATCTGGAGCAGTTAAACGCAAAGCAAAAGGAGCTTGAAACAAAGCAGGCGGAATTTGACGCGAAAGTGGCTGAAGCCTTAAAACTCAAGCAAAAAGAGCTTGAAGCGCAGATAAAGATAAAATTTGAAAATGAAAATTTAGCCGCCGTAAATGCGCTAAAAGCCGAACTTGAAGCCAAGTCAAAGCAGGTTAGTGAGCTAAATTTAAAAACCGTGGAGATAGAAAAACTTAAGCGCGAAAAAGATGAGCTGGAAGCCAGTATAAAAGCTAAAAGTGAGCAGGAATTTTCAGCTAAACTGCAGGCCGAAAAGGAGCGCTTGCAAAAGGAAATTTTATCTGCGAACGAGCTTAAATTTCGACAAAAAGATGAGCAGATGGAGGCGCTTAAAAAGCAGTTAGGTGAGGCTCAAAGGCGCATAGAGCAGGGCAGTCAGCAGCTTCAAGGTGAAGTGCAAGAGCTTGCGATAGAGGAGTGGCTGAGGGCGAAATTTCCGTTTGATACCATAGAAGAGGTAAAAAAGGGTGCAAACGGTGCTGACTGCATGCAGGTGGTTAATACCAGAGAAGCGCAAAACTGCGGCAAAATTTACTATGAGAGCAAGCGGACTAAGAATTTTTCAAACGAATGGATAGAGAAATTTAAAGCCGATATGCGCTCAAGCCGGGCTGATGTGGGAGTGCTTGTAAGTGAAGCGCGCCCTAAAGATATGGAGCGACTTGGGCTGGTTGATGGCGTGTGGGTGTGCTCGTATGAGGAGTTTAAGGCGCTTAGCTTCGTGCTTAGAAACTCGGTAATCGAGCTAAATTTCGCCAAAAATTCGGTGCAAAACAGAAGCAACAAGATCGAGCTTCTTTACTCTTATCTAACGAGCAATGAGTTTAAGATGCGTATAGAAGCGATCGTTGAAGGCTTTACTTCAATGCAAGAAGATCTCATAAAGGAGCAAAACGCGATGAAGAAAATTTGGAAGAGTCGTGAAAAGCAGATAGAAAAAGTTCGCGATAATGCCATAGAGATGTTTGGCTCTATCAAAGGAATCGCAGGAAACGCTATCGGCGAGATAAGGACGCTTGAGCTTGGATTTGATGATAGCGTTAGCGACGATGCAGTAGAAGGCGAGTGAAATTTAGACTTTAAATTTCACAAATTTTCTTAAGCGTTGCGGTGCTTAGTATAAAACTATGTGAAAATGCGTCTATAACTATGCCTGCATACTTTTCTTTTGATGATTCTAGCATAGCAAGATAGTTTTTAAGCTCTAAATTTAAGATTTCTTGTTCGCTATCGTTTCTCCACTTCATCATCTCTTCTTTGCTTGTAAAAGCGGGAAAATAGCCAAGATCGCTCTCTTCATCTTCAAGAAGAATAAATTTGATATTTGAGCCTTCTTCTTCATAAACCGCCTTTCCGTCAGGCTTCGCTAGCGCTTGGTTTATGATGACCGGTGCTATAAATTCAGCTTTTCTTAGCTCGTTTATGAGAGTGTTTTCATTTTTGTTGTTCGGATTATCTAAAAAATTTTGCATCGTTTTAGTTAAATTTATGCTCATTTTGTCTCTTTCGTTTTTAAATTTAATGACAATTATACATTTTTAAAAAATTAAATCAAAATTTAGCGACAAATAAGTTTTGAGGTGATATAATCACAACTTCAATTTAGCTAATGGGTTCATAGCTCAGTTGGTTAGAGCATCCGGCTCATAACCGGATGGTCCCAGGTTCGAGTCCTGGTGAACCCACCATTACATACTTTTAGTGTATTTTTACCTTCTTTTACCATGCTTTCACTGTATAAAAAATTACCTAAAATACGTTTATATTCCACTTTTTAACTTTTGTTTCCATAATTTTGCTATACAATAGTTTTACTTTTATTAGGTGGCAAATGGGGTGGCAAGCAAACCATTAGGTGGCAAGGCAAAATTTAACCCTAATAACACAAATATAAAATCATAGTAAATATTGCTATATAATAGATAAAAGTGCAATTTTCTATAAATAAAAACTTTAGAGTATTAAAATTTTAGTTTTATAAATATTTTATTGCTCAGTTATGTCTAATATGTTTTTATACTCGATGATGTAACTTCAAAAGCCAAATCAAATAAAGGATTGTTTCTATCAAAAGGGGATGTTATATTGCTTAATTCTTCATACAATTTTAAACTAAATTCACTCTCTTGATTGTCGTCTTTATCCAATCCTGCCGCCACAAGAAGTCCAACCTGATTAGTTATTAAATACCTGTCATGCATCTTAATGTTACCAATCTTTTCTTTCCATACAAATATAGTTATAATATGTCCATATTTAGAATAAATAAAATTACAAACTTCTTGCCATTTTTTTAGTTTGGTTTGAAAATTCCCATACTCATTTTCTTGAAATCTACAATGTATAATTATATTTCCACAAATTTTATTATTTCTGCGTTCTCCAAAATTCTTTGCTATTATTTCCAATGATACTTTATATCTAGGGATGTGCAGATAAAAATATGGATCTATTATGGTAACTTTTTTTGCGTAAGCTACTATGATAGAAAATATTTTTTCTAATTCTTTTTCAGTTTTAACTCTTTTTATAGACCCATTGTACCCATACTCATTAACTAGATCTATACTGTCTAAATGATTGAGTGTTAAAGTATAGTCAGTTGCTTTGTTAGAAAATATAGAATTTATCCTCTTAATGCTATTTATATTCTGAGCAATTTTAAGCCAATCATCTTCTGTTTGTGGCTCAATTCCAATTTTTGGCTGAAATTCTATTCTTTCCCTATCTTTAAGGTGACTTATGAGTTTTGATAGCAAATCTCTATGTTGAGGAATACAGGAAGATATATTAGATAGCACATACTTTATCCAGTCTTTATTTTCTAAAGATAGGACAAAGCCTCCATTTTTTATATTCTCCAAAAGTGATTTTAGGTTGTAAAAATTATTTACACTCATATTGCTTTTTAAAAATACTTCAGGAGTTATAAATATCTCTTTTAACATTTTATTCAAACCTCTCTTTGTATCCCTCTTCAAAAAACCCATTTGGCCAAGGATCTAGTAAAGTCCCGTCGACATCAAGTTCTAGCTCTTTAAT includes these proteins:
- the putP gene encoding sodium/proline symporter PutP, translated to MEFSAYIAIAIYFGFLLVVGKYAYDKNASMNEYLLDNRRLGPVVTALSAGASDMSGWMLLGVPGALYATGIANVWIAIGLTIGAYCNYLFLAKRLRVYTEVASDSITIPDFLENRFKDNTKILRIVSGVVILVFFTLYVSSGIIAGGKSFESFFGLDFKVGAIFTLFIVVFYTFFGGFRAVCITDAFQGSLMFLVLVLVPVVAYFNIQIPDSSSFWSEVGKYSTSHLDLFHNQTFLSILGLMAWGLGYFGQPHIIVRFMAIRSSAELAQARRIGIGWMALGLIGAIMSGLIGFVYYNQLGMPLKDPETVFLKLGETLFHPFIVGVIISAVLSAIMSTISSQLLVSASSVTKDFILAFYKKEVDEKAQVAFGRYAVVAVALVATLLAFSSTDTVLGVVGNAWAGFGASFGPVLLFSLYWKRMSALAALAGMIVGGTTVLAWISFGLNSYVYEILPGFVASSIAIVFVSMWGEAIDKMTNEPNQQVVQDEFEKMKMRL
- a CDS encoding SseB family protein; protein product: MSINLTKTMQNFLDNPNNKNENTLINELRKAEFIAPVIINQALAKPDGKAVYEEEGSNIKFILLEDEESDLGYFPAFTSKEEMMKWRNDSEQEILNLELKNYLAMLESSKEKYAGIVIDAFSHSFILSTATLKKICEI
- a CDS encoding amino acid ABC transporter ATP-binding protein yields the protein MIEIRNLNKNYGDLQVLKDINVDIKQGEVIAIIGPSGGGKSTFLRCINRLEEPTSGHIKINGEDILSKKADINKIRQKVSMVFQHFNLFANKNVLENLTLAPIKTGLMSEADAEKKALELLKSVGLSDKKDAFPHKLSGGQKQRIAIARALAMNPEVILFDEPTSALDPEMIGEVLDIMRDVASKGITMLVVTHEMGFARNVANRIFFMDGGKITVDDQPKNVFENPQNQRLKEFLSKVLNH
- a CDS encoding DUF2130 domain-containing protein gives rise to the protein MKDSVKCPSCGFDVDVNSAFKSQVEQEFNQKLAAEKKNFEKEVEAKREQYKAHLEQLNAKQKELETKQAEFDAKVAEALKLKQKELEAQIKIKFENENLAAVNALKAELEAKSKQVSELNLKTVEIEKLKREKDELEASIKAKSEQEFSAKLQAEKERLQKEILSANELKFRQKDEQMEALKKQLGEAQRRIEQGSQQLQGEVQELAIEEWLRAKFPFDTIEEVKKGANGADCMQVVNTREAQNCGKIYYESKRTKNFSNEWIEKFKADMRSSRADVGVLVSEARPKDMERLGLVDGVWVCSYEEFKALSFVLRNSVIELNFAKNSVQNRSNKIELLYSYLTSNEFKMRIEAIVEGFTSMQEDLIKEQNAMKKIWKSREKQIEKVRDNAIEMFGSIKGIAGNAIGEIRTLELGFDDSVSDDAVEGE
- a CDS encoding amino acid ABC transporter permease produces the protein MNERFFKFLFFIFIVGFGTYYFYPTEMNEIQRMAYLKSYGVTLGLASGGILIGIALGFTLAFLKFLNIKILNFIIDEYIDILRGTPILLQLLIFSVVIFATWSDNFYVAIIALGLNSSAYVAEIVRGGVNSVDKGQMEAARAMGLNYGISMREVVFPQATKNILPALANEFISLFKETSVVGFISVVDITMQSKSLQAVFYNPKPIIFTGVVYYVSIKTLSFLAKKLEERLNRHD
- a CDS encoding basic amino acid ABC transporter substrate-binding protein yields the protein MKKLFALFLASFVWLGATELKIGTAANYPPFEFINDQNKITGFDIDLVQELSKRVGFEYKFVNMSFDGIIPALKAGKIDGVASAMSATDERRKSIDFTNSYYSTENIYLKKKNNNKVADKKSLKDKKVGVQLGTVQEIAAKEIDGVKVVPAEETVPLILGLKAGKMDAVILDSSIGYGYLKQNPDLVEFYKESDGSEGFSMAFDKDKQKELIEKINVALEDIKKDGTYDKLLEKYDLK